The DNA window CAGTGATCGTTAAAGTCGACATATTTTTTTGCGTCACTTTAATCGTTTGCTGATCTGAAATGACTGCTTTTTGCTGTTGGATCCGAGATTGGCTGGGCATAACTGGACGAGAAAAAAGTGTTCTAGAAACACGCGGATATTTTGGCCAATCCAGATCTTGACTCATCAACAGAGCTTGACAACGCTGCTGAATCAGCCATTCAGGCTCATGATCAAGAATGGCTCTTTGTCGGCAACGTGTCACAAGATCAGCTGCGATCGGCCTAGTCATCTGTCACTTCCTCAGCTAGGCCCAGTTGCTGGCGAAGACCTTGATAACCGGTTTTCTCTAATTGAGATGCTAGCTCAGGTCCACCAGTCTTAACGATGCGGCCAGCCATCATAATGTGAACAACGTCAGGCACAATATAATCCAGCAGGCGCTGATAGTGAGTAATGATCAAAGAAGAAAAATGCGGACCTCTGAGCGAATTGACCCCTTGAGCAACAATCGTCAAAGCATCGATATCTAAGCCGGAATCGATTTCATCCAAAATGGCAAAACTAGGTTCCAACATCAATAATTGCAGAATTTCATTGCGTTTTTTTTCACCGCCAGAAAAACCTTCATTCAAATAGCGTTCAGCCATATCAGCAGGAATTTGCAACAAGCTCATTTTTTCGTCTAATTTCTTTAAAAAATCGCGCACGCTGATCGCTGCTGCTTTGGGACGTCTGGCATTCATTGCAGCTCGCATAAATTCCGCATTTGTAATACCAGGAATTTCTTGAGGATACTGCATCGCTAAAAAAAGCCCCTGTCGGGCTCTTTGATCTACAGACCAATTCAGAATACTTTGACCATCTAACAGAATGTCACCTTCTGTGACCTCATAGCCTGACCGACCCATGATCGTTTCGGACAGCGTCGATTTGCCAGTACCGTTGGGACCCATAATTGCGTGTATTTCGCCAGCCGGCAACGATAAATTGACGCCTTTTAATATTTTTTTTCCTTCTGCCTGAACATGCAGATTCTTAATTTCCAGCGTTGCCATCGGCTTATTTCTCACTTTCTATCGAACTAAACGATCCCAAATAACGACTTTTCCTGCTTTTAAAGATTTTTGAACATCAATAATACGTTGATTAGCACTTCCTCGAAACTGCAAAGTTAAATCTTTTTCGGCCTCTAAAAAACGACCATCTATTAAAATATCCAGTTTACTCAATAAGGCTTTTTTATCATCGGACTCTAACTGCAATTCATCCCATTTATAGCCGGTCCAAGACCAAATATCTTTCGTGTGGCCGAACTCTTCATGAATTCGATCAATTAACTGCAGACAAACATGTGTGTTTAAAAAAGGCTCGCCGCCCAGTAAAGTCAGACCCTGAACGTAGGACTGGCCTAAATCAGCAATAATCTGATCTTCCAAATCTTTTGTATAAGGCTGACCATAATGAAAACTTTGGGCAACTTTGTTATAGCAGCCAGGGCAATTGAATTTGCAGCCGCTAACATATAAACTGCAGCGAACACCTTCCCCATCAACGAAATTAAAGGGCTTGTAACTAGCAACGTAATCAAGACTTAAATCTTTAGCCAGCCACTCCTGTGGTTTAGGATCTAGCGGCAAGCGTTGACGGTGCTGATGATGTTTAACTCTGATCGCTTTATTTTCTTCTTCGCTCATCAACAGCCTCTATCCTTGACGCGCACTAGTTGTCGCATCATTTCCCAATGTCATGTGTTTAACGCGCGATACGATTTCTTGATGCCGGCCATGAATCATCGGCCGTTGTAAAGGATTACCCAAATAACCACAAGTCCGCTTAACAACATCACAAGTTGCTGGATCCGTATTACCACATTTTGGGCACTTAAAACCACGCGCTGTGGCCTCGAATTCTCCTTTAAAGCCACATTCAAAACACTGATCAATTGGTGTATTGGTGCCCAAATAACCAATTTTGTCGTAAGCATAGTCCCAAACAGCTTCAAG is part of the Oenococcus sicerae genome and encodes:
- the sufC gene encoding Fe-S cluster assembly ATPase SufC: MATLEIKNLHVQAEGKKILKGVNLSLPAGEIHAIMGPNGTGKSTLSETIMGRSGYEVTEGDILLDGQSILNWSVDQRARQGLFLAMQYPQEIPGITNAEFMRAAMNARRPKAAAISVRDFLKKLDEKMSLLQIPADMAERYLNEGFSGGEKKRNEILQLLMLEPSFAILDEIDSGLDIDALTIVAQGVNSLRGPHFSSLIITHYQRLLDYIVPDVVHIMMAGRIVKTGGPELASQLEKTGYQGLRQQLGLAEEVTDD
- the nrdG gene encoding anaerobic ribonucleoside-triphosphate reductase activating protein → MSEEENKAIRVKHHQHRQRLPLDPKPQEWLAKDLSLDYVASYKPFNFVDGEGVRCSLYVSGCKFNCPGCYNKVAQSFHYGQPYTKDLEDQIIADLGQSYVQGLTLLGGEPFLNTHVCLQLIDRIHEEFGHTKDIWSWTGYKWDELQLESDDKKALLSKLDILIDGRFLEAEKDLTLQFRGSANQRIIDVQKSLKAGKVVIWDRLVR